One Pseudomonas tolaasii NCPPB 2192 genomic window carries:
- the ftsY gene encoding signal recognition particle-docking protein FtsY — MFGSNDDKKNPAAAGEKKGLFGWLRKKPQETVVEQPQVQPEPAPEPVLDAEPVAETPAPIVLPIAEPVLQPVAEVEPEPEHKPWLELPVAEEPVALVEDVQAEHVVPPIPPVVEPVEVAVEAAPVVEAPAPVEPAPAPVMVAVPAVIEPEPAPAPVMVAVPAVIEPEPVAAPVETSKTGFFARLKQGLSKTSASIGEGMASLFLGKKVIDDELLEDIETRLLTADVGVEATAVIIRSLTQKVARKQLTDADALYKSLQAELAALLKPVEAPLVITPKKPFVILVVGVNGAGKTTTIGKLAKKLQSEGKKVMLAAGDTFRAAAVEQLQVWGERNKIPVIAQHTGADSASVIFDAVQAAKARNIDVLIADTAGRLHTKDNLMEELKKVRRVIGKLDADAPHEVLLVLDAGTGQNAISQAKQFNQTVQLTGLALTKLDGTAKGGVIFALAKQFGLPIRYIGVGEGIDDLRTFEAEPFVQALFAERERS; from the coding sequence ATGTTTGGTTCCAACGACGACAAGAAGAACCCAGCCGCGGCTGGCGAGAAAAAAGGCCTGTTCGGATGGCTGCGCAAAAAGCCGCAGGAAACCGTCGTCGAACAGCCGCAAGTCCAGCCTGAGCCAGCTCCCGAGCCGGTATTGGACGCTGAGCCGGTTGCTGAAACGCCGGCACCGATCGTGTTGCCGATAGCCGAACCGGTATTGCAGCCGGTGGCAGAGGTTGAGCCTGAACCGGAGCACAAACCGTGGCTGGAGCTGCCGGTGGCCGAAGAGCCTGTTGCGCTGGTTGAAGATGTACAGGCCGAGCACGTGGTGCCGCCGATTCCGCCGGTGGTCGAGCCGGTTGAAGTGGCTGTCGAAGCCGCACCGGTTGTAGAAGCTCCAGCGCCGGTCGAGCCTGCCCCTGCTCCCGTAATGGTTGCAGTGCCTGCCGTAATTGAGCCGGAGCCTGCCCCTGCTCCCGTAATGGTTGCAGTGCCTGCCGTAATTGAGCCGGAGCCTGTCGCGGCCCCTGTCGAAACCAGCAAAACCGGTTTCTTCGCCCGCCTCAAGCAAGGCCTGAGCAAAACCAGCGCCAGCATCGGCGAGGGCATGGCCAGCCTGTTCCTCGGCAAGAAAGTCATCGATGACGAGTTGCTGGAAGACATCGAAACGCGCTTGCTCACTGCTGACGTAGGCGTCGAAGCCACCGCCGTGATCATCCGCAGCCTCACCCAGAAGGTCGCGCGCAAGCAGCTGACCGACGCCGACGCTCTGTACAAATCCCTGCAGGCCGAACTGGCCGCCCTGCTCAAGCCCGTGGAAGCCCCGCTGGTGATCACGCCGAAGAAACCGTTCGTGATCCTGGTCGTCGGCGTGAACGGCGCGGGCAAGACCACCACCATCGGCAAGCTGGCCAAGAAGCTGCAGTCCGAAGGCAAGAAAGTCATGCTGGCGGCGGGCGACACCTTCCGCGCCGCTGCGGTTGAGCAGTTGCAGGTCTGGGGTGAGCGCAACAAGATCCCGGTGATCGCCCAGCACACCGGTGCAGATTCGGCTTCGGTGATCTTCGACGCCGTTCAAGCTGCCAAGGCCCGTAATATCGACGTGTTGATCGCCGATACCGCCGGCCGCCTGCACACCAAAGACAATTTGATGGAAGAGCTGAAGAAAGTCCGCCGCGTAATCGGCAAGCTCGACGCCGACGCCCCGCACGAAGTGCTGCTGGTGCTTGACGCCGGTACTGGGCAGAACGCCATCAGCCAGGCCAAGCAATTCAACCAGACGGTGCAACTGACCGGCCTGGCATTGACTAAGCTCGACGGCACGGCCAAAGGCGGCGTGATTTTCGCGCTGGCCAAACAGTTCGGGTTGCCGATTCGTTACATCGGCGTCGGTGAAGGCATCGATGACCTGCGCACCTTTGAAGCCGAACCCTTTGTACAGGCACTTTTCGCCGAGCGGGAGCGTTCATGA
- a CDS encoding M16 family metallopeptidase — MNALARRAAGLLLSTVCLPLSALAADPQPTHEFTLDNGLKVVVREDHRAPVVVSQVWYKVGSSYETPGQTGLSHALEHMMFKGSAKVGPGEASLILRDLGAEENAFTSDDYTAYYQVLARDRLGVAFELEADRMASLRLPADEFSREIEVIKEERRLRTDDNPMSKAFERFKAMAYPASGYHTPTIGWMADLERMKVEELRHWYQSWYVPNNATLVVVGDVTPDEVKNLAQRYFGPIPKRDVPPAKIPLELAEPGERLLTMHVQTQLPSVILGFNVPGLATAEDKRSVQALRLISALLDGGYSARISEQLERGEELVSAASTSYDAYTRGDSLFTLSATPNQQKKKTIAQAEAGLWRLLDELKAKPPSAEELERIRAQVIAGLVYQRDSITSQATAIGSLETVGLSWKLMDTELADLQSVTPEDIQKAARTYFTRERLSVAHVLPEETAHE; from the coding sequence ATGAATGCTCTAGCCCGCCGCGCCGCAGGCCTGCTGCTCAGCACAGTTTGTCTGCCCCTTTCAGCTTTGGCTGCCGACCCACAACCCACCCATGAATTTACCCTCGATAACGGCCTGAAAGTGGTCGTGCGTGAGGATCATCGCGCGCCGGTGGTGGTTTCCCAGGTCTGGTACAAGGTCGGTTCGAGCTACGAAACCCCGGGCCAGACCGGCTTGTCCCACGCCCTTGAGCACATGATGTTCAAGGGCAGCGCCAAAGTCGGCCCCGGCGAAGCCTCGCTGATCCTGCGCGACCTGGGCGCCGAAGAAAACGCCTTTACCAGCGACGATTACACCGCTTATTACCAGGTGCTGGCCCGCGACCGCCTGGGCGTCGCCTTCGAGCTGGAAGCCGACCGCATGGCCAGCCTGCGCCTGCCGGCCGACGAGTTCAGCCGCGAAATCGAGGTGATCAAGGAAGAGCGTCGCCTGCGCACCGACGACAATCCGATGTCCAAGGCTTTCGAGCGCTTCAAGGCCATGGCCTACCCGGCCAGCGGCTACCACACGCCGACCATCGGCTGGATGGCTGACCTGGAACGCATGAAGGTTGAAGAACTGCGCCACTGGTACCAATCCTGGTACGTGCCGAACAACGCCACGCTGGTGGTGGTCGGCGACGTAACCCCGGATGAGGTGAAAAACCTCGCCCAGCGCTACTTCGGCCCAATCCCCAAGCGTGACGTGCCACCGGCCAAAATCCCGCTGGAACTGGCCGAACCCGGCGAGCGCTTGCTGACGATGCATGTGCAAACCCAACTGCCGAGCGTGATCCTCGGTTTCAACGTGCCGGGCCTGGCCACCGCCGAAGACAAGCGCTCGGTGCAGGCCCTGCGCCTGATTTCTGCGCTGCTGGACGGCGGCTATAGCGCGCGCATCTCCGAACAGCTGGAACGCGGTGAAGAGCTGGTTTCCGCCGCCTCCACCAGCTACGACGCCTACACCCGTGGCGACAGCCTGTTCACCCTCAGCGCCACGCCGAACCAGCAGAAGAAAAAGACCATTGCCCAAGCCGAAGCCGGCCTGTGGCGCCTGCTGGACGAACTGAAAGCCAAGCCACCGTCCGCCGAAGAACTGGAGCGTATCCGCGCCCAGGTGATTGCCGGCCTGGTTTACCAGCGTGATTCCATCACCAGCCAGGCCACGGCCATTGGCTCGCTGGAAACCGTCGGCCTGTCGTGGAAGTTGATGGACACTGAACTTGCCGACCTGCAAAGCGTGACCCCGGAAGATATCCAGAAAGCCGCGCGTACCTATTTCACCCGCGAACGTCTGAGCGTCGCCCATGTTTTGCCTGAGGAGACCGCTCATGAGTGA
- a CDS encoding M16 family metallopeptidase — MSDRKNSRLIFPGLIVVTLIAASAVYFLRPNESVASQALDKAQSANKLQSLAELDGKAPTNRKLDVQTWTTAEGAKVLFVEAHELPMFDMRILFAAGSSQDGNTPGVALLTNAMLNEGVPGKNVSQIASGFEGLGADFGNGAFRDMALVSLRSLSDSDKRDAALALFDEVIGKPTFPADSLARIKNQILAGFEYQKQNPGKLASLELFKRLYGDHPYAHPSEGTPQSVPAITLAQLQAFHAKAYAAGNAVIAVVGDLTRAEAEAMSAKVSASLPKGPALAKIAQPSEPKAGLSHIEFPSKQTHLLFAQLGIDRADPDYAALSLGNQILGGGGFGTRLMSEVREKRGLTYGVYSGFSPMQVRGPFMIQLQTRAEMSGGTLRLVEDVLADYLKNGPTQKELDDAKRELAGSFPLSTASNADIVGQLGAMGFYNLPLSYLEDFMKQSQALTVEQVKAAMNKHLSADKMVIVTAGPTTAQKPLPPPTDKPAEQPLGVPEH; from the coding sequence ATGAGTGATCGTAAAAACAGCCGCCTGATCTTCCCGGGCCTGATAGTCGTCACCCTGATCGCCGCCAGCGCCGTGTATTTCCTGCGCCCGAACGAGTCCGTCGCCAGCCAGGCGCTGGACAAGGCCCAATCGGCCAACAAACTGCAATCCCTGGCGGAACTGGACGGCAAGGCGCCGACCAACCGCAAGCTCGACGTGCAAACCTGGACCACCGCCGAAGGCGCCAAGGTGCTGTTTGTCGAAGCACACGAATTGCCGATGTTCGACATGCGCATCCTTTTCGCCGCCGGCAGCAGCCAGGACGGCAACACGCCGGGCGTGGCGCTGCTGACCAACGCCATGCTCAACGAAGGCGTGCCGGGCAAGAATGTGAGCCAGATTGCCAGCGGCTTTGAAGGCTTGGGCGCAGACTTCGGCAATGGCGCTTTCCGCGATATGGCGCTGGTCTCCCTGCGCAGCCTGAGCGACAGCGACAAGCGCGATGCCGCCCTGGCGCTGTTTGACGAGGTGATCGGCAAGCCGACCTTCCCTGCCGATTCCCTGGCGCGCATCAAGAACCAGATCCTCGCCGGTTTTGAATACCAGAAACAAAACCCGGGCAAGCTGGCCAGCCTTGAGCTGTTCAAGCGCCTGTACGGTGACCACCCTTACGCGCACCCGAGCGAAGGCACACCGCAAAGCGTTCCGGCGATTACCCTGGCGCAGTTGCAGGCATTCCACGCCAAGGCTTATGCAGCAGGCAATGCGGTGATTGCCGTGGTGGGCGACCTGACGCGCGCCGAGGCCGAGGCCATGAGCGCCAAGGTATCGGCATCGCTGCCCAAAGGCCCGGCCCTGGCGAAGATCGCCCAGCCGAGCGAGCCCAAGGCTGGTCTGAGCCATATCGAGTTTCCGTCCAAGCAGACGCACTTGCTGTTCGCGCAATTGGGCATCGACCGTGCCGACCCGGACTACGCGGCCTTGTCCCTCGGCAACCAGATCCTGGGCGGCGGCGGTTTCGGCACGCGCTTGATGAGCGAAGTGCGCGAGAAACGTGGCCTGACTTATGGCGTGTACTCCGGCTTCTCGCCGATGCAGGTTCGCGGCCCGTTCATGATCCAGCTTCAGACCCGCGCCGAAATGAGCGGCGGTACGCTGCGCCTGGTCGAAGACGTGCTGGCCGATTACCTCAAGAACGGCCCGACACAGAAGGAGCTGGATGACGCCAAGCGCGAGCTGGCCGGCAGCTTCCCGCTGTCCACCGCCAGCAACGCCGATATCGTCGGGCAACTGGGCGCCATGGGTTTCTACAACCTGCCGCTGAGCTATCTTGAGGATTTCATGAAACAATCCCAGGCCCTGACCGTAGAGCAGGTCAAGGCTGCCATGAATAAACACTTGAGCGCCGACAAGATGGTCATCGTGACCGCCGGCCCGACGACTGCGCAAAAGCCACTACCGCCCCCCACTGATAAACCCGCCGAGCAGCCGCTCGGGGTTCCGGAGCATTAA
- the rsmD gene encoding 16S rRNA (guanine(966)-N(2))-methyltransferase RsmD produces MASSSRPKKPVHNVHNGVGQLRIIGGEWRSRKLSFPDVVGLRPTPDRVRETLFNWLAPYIAGAKVLDPFAGSGALFLEALSRGAALGQALDASNVAVSSLKEHLGTLRCTTGQVQTADALRYLETQPASAFDVVFLDPPFNQNLLPTVCALLEEREWLAPDSWIYTESETAPSTLGLPATWRLHREQKSGRVYYALWQRSIA; encoded by the coding sequence ATGGCCAGTTCATCTCGCCCGAAAAAACCCGTCCACAACGTGCATAACGGTGTGGGCCAATTGCGCATCATTGGCGGCGAATGGCGCAGCCGCAAACTGAGCTTCCCCGACGTTGTAGGCCTGCGCCCCACGCCCGACCGCGTGCGTGAAACCCTGTTCAACTGGCTCGCGCCGTACATTGCGGGTGCCAAGGTACTGGACCCGTTCGCGGGCAGCGGCGCGCTGTTTCTGGAGGCGTTGTCCCGTGGCGCCGCCCTGGGCCAGGCGCTGGACGCCAGTAATGTGGCCGTTTCCAGCCTGAAGGAACACCTGGGCACCCTGCGCTGCACTACCGGCCAGGTACAAACCGCCGACGCGCTGCGCTACCTGGAAACCCAGCCGGCCAGCGCGTTCGACGTGGTGTTCCTCGACCCGCCGTTCAATCAGAACCTGCTGCCAACCGTGTGCGCATTGCTGGAAGAGCGCGAATGGCTGGCGCCGGATTCTTGGATCTACACTGAAAGCGAGACCGCGCCTTCGACCCTGGGCCTGCCGGCCACCTGGCGCCTGCACCGTGAGCAGAAATCCGGGCGGGTGTATTACGCGCTGTGGCAGCGTAGCATCGCCTGA